From the genome of Anticarsia gemmatalis isolate Benzon Research Colony breed Stoneville strain chromosome 13, ilAntGemm2 primary, whole genome shotgun sequence, one region includes:
- the LOC142977808 gene encoding tRNA endonuclease ANKZF1-like, with amino-acid sequence MSSRPETLRNGSRIVKAYDLDEVERLLKDVKVAQCMLTEPSVMVVDEESVLKRLSDLTLGKSTDGNSCSCCQVGPFTTRAVQTAHYKDHWHIHNIKRKLFGKAPHTLGEYKAKGGESTNTSGSESEADDDPNMTATELFAALTRHCKAFFCNAKGQVFCIYRCLLHHRKEEMSLDGEGHVWAHRTRELLSAGFGRWAVLMVSGGHFAGCIFSGGVDALHKTLHSYTTRRGQGQSQSNRDSHGNAPRSAGASLRRYNQEQFLMHVQEILISWQEDLKGCALIFYRAVGSLNQAALFGKPSPLRKEDPRVRMLPFPTRKPSFKEVKRVHQTLASIEVYDSYELFQKNLLALPANKQPQKTSSNTSIETKKKEKKPPKVIDRAKSRERTPRELPTLPAQVISSEDEGPCYIDSETPAGWIKTLSEQSSNGVITNSRKDLINDINDCEVATSGSESEKETAGEQKEQPVRRRRKKKLEEKPVEKKGPKKIPTNVKRIWKAISDKEHTTLEPILESIESDLEALCNTPDPADGNTALHKAAIAAKPDMVTQILSAGGDPCIKNNQLQTPYAASPHHETRIAFRMFQAQFPDKYNYSKSQIPGPLTADQLEQEKEKKAQQKRAKRQREKERQIEKAKALVFLQLTDDEKRKSSEWRCFLCGMTLPKVPFEYDDCRFCKIPCLHSHRNIRPINKSVE; translated from the exons ATGTCATCCAGACCGGAGACATTGCGAAATGGAAGTAGGATTGTTAAAGCCTACGACCTGGATGAAGTGGAGCGATTATTGAAGGACGTGAAGGTAGCACAATGCATGCTGACAGAGCCTTCGGTCATGG TGGTGGACGAAGAAAGTGTTCTCAAACGTCTTAGTGATCTAACACTTGGCAAGAGTACAGATGGCAACAGTTGTTCCTGCTGCCAGGTCGGTCCGTTTACCACACGGGCTGTGCAAACGGCACATTACAAAGACCACTGGCATATCCATAATATTAAACGGAAGTTATTCGGCAAGGCCCCCCATACTCTTGGAGAGTACAAAGCTAAAGGAG GTGAAAGTACAAACACATCGGGCAGTGAGTCGGAAGCTGATGATGATCCCAACATGACAGCTACAGAACTGTTTGCCGCATTAACAAGACACTGTAAAGCTTTCTTCTGCAATGCAAAAGGACAAGTGTTCTGCATCTATCGGTGTCTACTTCATCATCGTAAG GAAGAAATGTCTTTAGACGGTGAAGGCCACGTGTGGGCTCATCGCACCAGAGAGCTCTTAAGCGCAGGCTTCGGTCGCTGGGCCGTGCTCATGGTGTCCGGAGGTCACTTCGCTGGCTGCATCTTCTCCGGCGGGGTGGACGCGTTGCACAAGACCTTACACTCGTACACCACGAGGCGAGGGCAGGGACAGTCGCAGAGTAATAGAGACAGCCATGGTAATGCGCCACGGTCGGCCGGTGCTAGTCTGAGGAGATATAATCAGGAGCAGTTTTTGATG CATGTACAAGAAATCCTAATCAGTTGGCAAGAGGATCTCAAAGGCTGTGCTCTCATTTTCTACCGTGCAGTAGGCTCGCTGAACCAGGCTGCTCTGTTCGGTAAACCTTCACCTCTAAGGAAGGAGGACCCAAGAGTCAGGATGCTGCCATTCCCTACCAGGAAACCTTCGTTTAAAGAAGTGAAGAGAGTACATCAAACTTTAGCTAGTATTGAAGTATATG actCGTATGAGCTGTTCCAAAAGAATTTACTAGCGTTGCCTGCTAACAAACAGCCTCAGAAAACATCGTCGAACACCAGTATTGAGACGAAGAAGAAAGAGAAAAAGCCGCCCAAAGTTATTGACAGAGCTAAATCGAG AGAACGTACACCCCGTGAACTACCCACCTTACCAGCACAAGTAATTTCAAGCGAGGATGAAGGTCCTTGCTACATTGACTCCGAGACTCCAGCCGGTTGGATCAAAACACTCTCCGAGCAAAGCAGCAACGGTGTCATTACTAACTCAAGAAAAGACTTAATTAATGACATCAATGATTGTGAAGTGGCCACCTCAGGGTCTGAAAGTGAGAAAGAGACAGCGGGAGAACAGAAAGAACAGCCAGTTAGAAGAAGAAGGAAGAAGAAGTTAGAAGAGAAGCCTGTAGAGAAGAAAGGACCGAAGAAGATTCCTACTAATGTTAAGAGA ATTTGGAAAGCGATCTCAGACAAGGAACATACAACTTTAGAGCCGATCTTGGAGAGCATTGAGAGCGACTTAGAAGCGTTGTGCAATACACCGGACCCCGCTGATGGCAATACTGCTTTACATAAAGCGGCTATTGCTGCCAAACCTGATATGGTTAC tcAAATCTTATCTGCGGGCGGAGACCCTTGCATCAAGAATAATCAGCTGCAGACTCCTTACGCCGCATCACCTCATCACGAGACTCGCATCGCCTTTAGAATGTTCCAGGCACAATTTCCTGACAAGTACAATTATTCTAag TCTCAAATCCCCGGGCCGTTAACAGCCGATCAGCTAGAACAAGAGAAAGAGAAGAAAGCTCAGCAGAAGCGCGCCAAGCGTCAGAGAGAGAAGGAGAGACAGATCGAGAAGGCCAAGGCTCTCGTGTTTTTACAACTCACAGATGACGAAAAG AGGAAATCTTCAGAATGGCGTTGTTTTCTATGCGGTATGACTCTGCCCAAAGTGCCGTTCGAGTACGACGACTGTCGGTTCTGCAAGATCCCCTGCCTGCACAGTCACCGGAACATTAGGCCGATTAACAAGAGCGTCgaataa